The following proteins come from a genomic window of Triticum aestivum cultivar Chinese Spring chromosome 6A, IWGSC CS RefSeq v2.1, whole genome shotgun sequence:
- the LOC123130101 gene encoding putative F-box/FBD/LRR-repeat protein At5g56810 — protein MASSTTGKRKGSASEQGGGDGGSQSGKATRSSIPDLPEDILFRIHSLMPMREAARVACVSRAFFHSWRCHSSLIFNKDTIGLKRSACGENFDHKINRILRNHSGCLKTFNIDYYGTSGFTGTSYFDRWLQIALKPGIEELTLVLSETKGKYNFPCSLLSDGVRNSLRYLRLRFCALHPPVELGPLRSLKSLYLWRVNITWNELECLISNSLTLELLDLISCPEIECLKLPCALQQLSALSVLACERLKVIESKAPNLSSLYLCGNWLDFSLVETLPIKELELQQTNLIRDARAKLPSLMPNIETLAIQSSREVVDAPMLPTKFLHLKHLTITVRSGAIVSRAYDYFSLVSFLDASPSLETLILDVTQRRMVHESIFADSQLRHMPEHRHGHLKNVKISGFNSAKCVVELTCYILKNAVSLECLTLDTIYGSRCDDQGEDNWCTPMTDGILMEIPWALLAIKTHIANKVPPTVHLTVLEPCSKCHANGLERVLSQS, from the exons GACATATTGTTTCGTATACACTCCTTGATGCCAATGCGTGAGGCTGCGCGTGTTGCTTGCGTATCTCGCGCCTTTTTCCATTCTTGGAGATGCCATTCCAGTCTCATCTTCAATAAGGACACAATTGGCTTGAAGAGAAGTGCGTGTGGAGAGAATTTTGACCACAAGATTAACCGCATTCTCAGGAACCACTCTGGCTGCTTGAAAACATTCAACATTGACTACTATGGCACGAGCGGGTTCACTGGCACTAGTTATTTTGACCGTTGGCTTCAGATTGCTCTTAAACCAGGGATCGAAGAACTCACCCTTGTGCTATCTGAAACGAAGGGAAAATACAACTTCCCATGCTCGCTTTTATCTGACGGGGTTCGAAACTCACTTCGGTACCTTAGACTCCGATTTTGCGCCCTCCATCCCCCAGTTGAACTTGGCCCCTTGAGAAGCCTGAAAAGCCTGTATCTGTGGCGTGTGAACATTACATGGAATGAGTTAGAGTGCCTTATTTCCAACTCTCTTACTTTGGAGCTACTGGATCTTATTAGTTGCCCTGAGATTGAATGCCTGAAGCTACCTTGTGCTCTGCAGCAGCTCAGCGCGCTTAGTGTTTTAGCATGCGAGAGACTGAAAGTGATAGAGAGCAAAGCTCCAAATCTCTCCAGTTTATACCTTTGCGGAAACTGGTTAGACTTCTCACTTGTGGAAACGTTGCCGATAAAGGAACTAGAATTGCAACAAACAAACCTTATCCGTGATGCTCGTGCCAAGCTGCCATCCCTTATGCCAAATATTGAAACTCTCGCCATACAATCATCGAGAGAG GTGGTTGATGCACCAATGCTGCCTACCAAATTCCTCCACCTTAAGCACCTGACCATCACTGTGAGATCAGGAGCAATTGTTTCCCGAGCATATGACTACTTTTCTCTGGTTTCTTTCCTCGACGCTTCTCCTTCCTTGGAGACTTTGATATTAGAT GTGACTCAGCGGCGTATGGTGCATGAATCAATTTTTGCGGATTCACAACTGAGGCACATGCCTGAACACCGCCATGGCCACCTCAAGAACGTCAAGATTAGCGGTTTCAACTCTGCGAAGTGCGTGGTTGAACTAACATGTTATATTCTCAAGAACGCGGTGTCACTTGAGTGTCTTACATTGGACACCATATATGGGAGTAGGTGTGATGATCAAGGCGAGGACAACTGGTGTACTCCCATGACGGATGGCATTCTCATGGAAATTCCTTGGGCACTCTTGGCTATCAAAACACACATTGCGAATAAAGTTCCACCTACAGTTCACTTAACTGTTCTGGAGCCTTGCAGCAAATGCCATGCTAATGGACTAGAGCGGGTATTATCGCAGTCGTGA